A stretch of the Bradyrhizobium sp. CCBAU 53351 genome encodes the following:
- a CDS encoding MFS transporter gives MGVRFKATHVVLAMLCAMYFITYVDRVNIGTAASEIQKELGLSNTQLGLVFSAFAYPYLLFQVIGGWVGDRFGPRKTLFWCGMIWAVATIMTGFVHGLVALFIARFALGFGEGATFPTATRAMQYWTPASRRGFAQGLTHSFARLGNAVTPPVVALLIVWLTWRGAFVVLGLVSLVWGVIWVWYFRNEPKDHASITEAELAALPPRPTGERPRVPWGPLFGRMWPVTLTYFCYGWCLWLYLNWLPLFFKNNYNLDIKNSALFASGVFFAGVVGDSVGGVLSDKILERTGNVRLARLSVTVAGFTGALLSLLPILFVHDITVVALCLSAGFFCAELVIGPMWSIPMDIAPKYSGTASGIMNTGSAFAAIVSPLVAGFVIDVTGNWYLPFLMSMGLLLLGGFSAFLMHPERPFTEAAGRGASEKMVAAE, from the coding sequence ATGGGAGTTCGGTTCAAGGCCACGCATGTCGTGCTGGCGATGCTCTGCGCGATGTACTTCATCACCTATGTCGACCGGGTCAACATCGGCACCGCCGCGAGCGAGATCCAGAAGGAGCTCGGCCTCTCGAACACGCAGCTGGGCCTCGTCTTCTCCGCCTTTGCCTATCCCTATCTGCTGTTCCAGGTGATCGGCGGCTGGGTCGGCGATCGTTTCGGGCCGCGCAAGACGCTGTTCTGGTGCGGCATGATCTGGGCGGTCGCCACTATCATGACCGGCTTCGTGCACGGCCTCGTCGCGCTGTTCATTGCCCGCTTCGCGCTCGGCTTCGGCGAGGGCGCGACGTTCCCGACCGCGACGCGCGCGATGCAATACTGGACGCCAGCGAGCCGCCGCGGATTTGCGCAAGGGCTCACGCATTCCTTCGCCCGGCTCGGCAATGCGGTGACGCCGCCGGTGGTGGCGCTGCTGATCGTGTGGCTGACCTGGCGCGGCGCCTTCGTGGTGCTCGGCCTCGTCAGCCTCGTCTGGGGCGTCATCTGGGTCTGGTACTTCCGCAACGAGCCGAAGGACCATGCCTCCATCACCGAGGCGGAGCTCGCGGCGCTGCCGCCGCGCCCGACCGGCGAACGGCCGCGCGTGCCCTGGGGACCGCTCTTTGGCCGCATGTGGCCGGTGACGCTGACCTATTTCTGCTACGGCTGGTGCCTGTGGCTGTACCTGAACTGGCTGCCGCTGTTCTTCAAGAACAACTACAATCTCGACATCAAGAACTCGGCGCTGTTCGCCTCGGGCGTGTTCTTCGCCGGCGTGGTCGGCGACAGCGTCGGCGGCGTGCTCTCGGACAAGATCCTCGAGCGCACCGGTAATGTCCGCCTGGCACGATTGAGCGTCACGGTCGCGGGATTTACGGGCGCGCTCTTGTCGCTGCTGCCGATCCTGTTCGTCCACGACATCACCGTGGTGGCGCTGTGCCTGTCAGCCGGCTTCTTCTGCGCCGAGCTGGTGATCGGCCCGATGTGGTCGATCCCGATGGACATCGCCCCGAAATATTCCGGGACCGCCTCGGGAATCATGAACACCGGCTCGGCCTTCGCCGCCATCGTGTCCCCGTTGGTCGCCGGTTTCGTGATCGACGTGACCGGCAACTGGTATCTGCCGTTCCTGATGTCGATGGGCTTGCTGCTGCTCGGGGGCTTCTCCGCCTTCCTGATGCATCCGGAGCGGCCGTTCACGGAGGCCGCGGGGAGGGGGGCATCCGAAAAGATGGTGGCCGCGGAGTAG
- a CDS encoding alanine--glyoxylate aminotransferase family protein, giving the protein MHQGRHFLQIPGPSPVPERVLRAMDMPVIDHRSAEFGELGRIVLEGSPKIFQTKGPVVIFPSSGTGAWEAAIVNTLSPGDKVLMVETGHFATLWRQMAGRFGIEVDFVPGDWRRGADPALIEARLTEDTAQAIKAVMVVHNETSTGATSRIADIRAAIDRTGHPALLMVDTISSLGSVDYRHDEWKVDVSVSCSQKGFMLPPGLGFNAISQKALAAAKSNKMPRSYFDWEEMLKPNAKGFFPYTPATNLLYGLREAIAMLLEEGLENVFARHQRLAAATRAAVNHWGLEVLCQEPSEFSPVLTAVLMPPGHDADQFRKVVLDNYNMSLGSGLSKVAGKVFRIGHLGECNALTLLGALTGVEMGLSVAGVPHRSGGVDVAMKLLEQRPQGNASPHLKVVGT; this is encoded by the coding sequence ATGCATCAGGGACGCCATTTCCTTCAGATTCCGGGCCCGAGCCCGGTCCCCGAGCGCGTCCTGCGCGCCATGGACATGCCTGTCATCGACCACCGCAGCGCGGAGTTCGGCGAGCTCGGCCGCATCGTGCTCGAAGGCAGCCCGAAGATCTTCCAGACCAAAGGGCCGGTCGTGATCTTCCCCTCCTCGGGCACCGGCGCCTGGGAGGCCGCGATCGTCAACACGCTGTCGCCGGGCGACAAGGTGCTGATGGTCGAGACCGGCCATTTCGCGACGCTGTGGCGCCAGATGGCGGGTCGCTTCGGCATCGAGGTCGACTTCGTCCCCGGCGACTGGCGCCGCGGCGCCGATCCCGCATTGATCGAGGCAAGGCTCACCGAGGACACTGCGCAGGCGATCAAGGCCGTCATGGTCGTGCACAACGAGACCTCGACCGGCGCGACCAGCCGCATCGCCGACATCCGTGCCGCGATCGACCGCACAGGCCATCCGGCGCTCTTGATGGTCGACACCATTTCCTCGCTCGGCTCGGTCGACTACCGCCACGACGAGTGGAAGGTCGATGTCAGCGTCAGCTGCTCGCAGAAGGGTTTCATGCTGCCGCCCGGCCTCGGCTTCAATGCGATCTCGCAGAAGGCGCTTGCTGCGGCGAAGAGCAACAAGATGCCGCGCTCCTATTTCGACTGGGAGGAGATGCTCAAGCCCAACGCAAAAGGCTTCTTCCCCTACACGCCCGCAACCAATCTGCTCTACGGCCTGCGCGAGGCGATCGCGATGCTGCTCGAGGAGGGTCTCGAAAACGTGTTTGCGCGGCATCAGCGGCTTGCCGCCGCGACCCGCGCCGCCGTCAATCATTGGGGCCTCGAGGTGCTCTGCCAGGAGCCGTCGGAATTCTCGCCGGTGCTCACCGCCGTGCTGATGCCGCCCGGCCACGACGCCGACCAGTTCCGGAAGGTGGTGCTCGACAATTACAACATGTCGCTCGGCTCCGGCCTGTCGAAGGTGGCCGGAAAAGTCTTCCGTATCGGCCATCTCGGCGAATGCAACGCGCTGACGCTGCTCGGCGCGCTCACCGGCGTCGAGATGGGCCTGTCGGTCGCGGGCGTGCCGCATCGCTCCGGCGGTGTCGATGTCGCGATGAAGCTTCTGGAGCAGCGCCCGCAGGGCAATGCATCGCCTCATCTGAAAGTGGTGGGCACTTAG
- a CDS encoding caspase family protein, producing the protein MSHFMRAAMMLLLAGLLASGAGSASRAADAAKLALVIGNAKYPDNEFVLNDVANDAQDVAEELKREGFVVDRQSNLTGDTMRQVLDRFYARIERGAVALVFFDGFAIQSNRQTYLLPVDAQIWTEPDVARDGFSLDAMLAEMNTRGAAIKIALIDASRRNPFERRFRRYSAGLAPAIAPSNSLVLYSAALGAVAAGGKTDHGLFVAELLREMRAPNISAEQALTNTKNGVVAATKREQVPWLSSSLTTEFSFAGSVPRPSDNKADPAATKPEPQKPEPQKPVCEAPQAERPSSADDLARDPVIADLSRKIAANANDIVSRYKRGQVYAIKRAYALATQDFDLVIRRNPGDAEALNNRCWTRAATGDLQGALGDCNLALQINPGLSDALDSRGLVNLKLGRTNEAIKDYTDAIQRNPRSSSSLFGRGIAARKSGGDGATDLAQAKSMNPNIAKEFAGYGVTECVP; encoded by the coding sequence ATGAGCCATTTCATGCGCGCCGCGATGATGTTGTTGCTGGCAGGACTGCTCGCATCGGGCGCAGGCTCCGCAAGCCGCGCCGCTGATGCCGCGAAACTCGCGCTGGTGATCGGCAATGCGAAATATCCCGACAACGAGTTCGTGCTGAACGACGTCGCCAACGACGCCCAGGACGTCGCTGAAGAATTGAAGCGCGAGGGCTTCGTCGTCGACCGGCAGAGCAATCTCACCGGCGACACCATGCGGCAGGTGCTGGATCGCTTCTACGCGCGCATCGAACGCGGCGCGGTGGCGCTGGTCTTCTTCGACGGCTTTGCTATCCAATCCAACCGGCAGACCTATTTGCTTCCCGTCGACGCGCAGATCTGGACCGAGCCTGACGTGGCGCGCGACGGCTTCAGCCTCGATGCCATGCTCGCCGAGATGAACACGCGCGGCGCCGCGATCAAGATCGCGCTGATCGACGCCTCGCGCCGCAACCCGTTCGAGCGGCGCTTCCGCCGTTATTCGGCGGGCCTTGCGCCGGCCATCGCTCCGAGCAATTCGCTCGTGCTCTACTCCGCCGCGCTCGGCGCGGTCGCGGCCGGCGGCAAGACCGATCACGGCCTGTTCGTCGCCGAGCTGCTTCGCGAGATGCGCGCGCCGAACATCAGCGCCGAGCAGGCCCTGACCAACACCAAGAACGGCGTGGTCGCCGCGACCAAGCGGGAACAGGTGCCCTGGCTGTCGTCCTCGCTGACCACGGAATTCTCGTTCGCAGGCTCGGTGCCCCGGCCGTCCGACAACAAGGCCGATCCGGCCGCGACGAAGCCCGAGCCTCAGAAACCTGAGCCGCAGAAGCCGGTCTGCGAAGCGCCCCAGGCAGAGCGTCCCTCGAGCGCCGACGATCTCGCCAGGGATCCGGTCATCGCCGATCTCAGTCGCAAGATCGCGGCGAACGCAAATGACATCGTCTCGCGCTACAAGCGCGGCCAGGTCTATGCGATCAAGCGCGCCTATGCGCTCGCCACGCAGGATTTCGACCTTGTGATCCGCAGGAATCCCGGAGATGCCGAGGCGCTCAACAATCGCTGCTGGACGCGCGCTGCAACCGGCGACCTGCAGGGCGCGCTCGGCGACTGCAATCTGGCGCTGCAGATCAATCCCGGATTGAGCGATGCGCTCGACAGCCGCGGGCTCGTCAACCTCAAGCTCGGCCGGACCAACGAGGCGATCAAGGACTACACCGACGCGATCCAGCGCAACCCGCGCTCGTCATCGTCGCTGTTCGGCCGGGGCATCGCCGCCCGCAAGAGCGGCGGTGACGGCGCCACCGATCTCGCCCAAGCGAAGTCCATGAACCCGAACATTGCGAAGGAGTTCGCAGGCTACGGCGTCACGGAGTGCGTGCCCTAA
- a CDS encoding enoyl-CoA hydratase/isomerase family protein: MTDTTAIVTEKRGPAFWITINRPEKRNALNGEVIAGITKGYRDAHDDKDVRVIVLTGAGDKAFCAGADLQNSGAAFAMDHSKPNVDYADLLRLSQNATKPAIARVGGVCMAGGMGLLCMTDMAVAADHVVFGLPEVKVGVFPMQVLSLLQSIAPPRLVNEWALTGEPFDAKAAQAAGLLNYVVPTAELNAKVDWLIGRIVDKSPTAIRRGKYAMRAIASMSFDESIAYTESQIALLAMTEDAKEGLKAFSEKRKPVWTGR; the protein is encoded by the coding sequence ATGACCGACACCACGGCAATCGTCACCGAGAAGCGCGGGCCGGCGTTCTGGATCACCATCAACCGGCCGGAAAAACGCAACGCATTGAACGGCGAGGTCATCGCCGGCATCACCAAGGGCTATCGCGACGCGCATGACGACAAGGACGTCCGCGTCATCGTGCTGACGGGCGCGGGCGACAAGGCGTTCTGCGCGGGCGCCGATCTGCAGAATTCCGGCGCCGCTTTCGCGATGGACCATTCCAAACCAAATGTCGACTATGCCGATCTGTTACGTTTGTCACAGAACGCCACCAAGCCCGCGATCGCGCGGGTCGGCGGGGTCTGCATGGCCGGCGGCATGGGCCTGCTCTGCATGACCGACATGGCGGTTGCGGCCGATCACGTCGTGTTCGGCCTGCCGGAGGTCAAGGTCGGTGTGTTCCCGATGCAGGTGCTGAGCCTGCTGCAGTCGATCGCACCGCCGCGCCTCGTCAACGAATGGGCGCTCACCGGCGAGCCGTTCGACGCCAAGGCGGCGCAGGCTGCCGGTCTCCTCAATTACGTCGTGCCCACGGCCGAGCTCAATGCCAAGGTCGACTGGCTGATCGGCCGTATCGTCGACAAATCGCCGACCGCGATCCGCCGCGGCAAATACGCCATGCGCGCCATCGCCTCGATGTCGTTCGACGAGAGCATCGCCTACACCGAAAGCCAGATCGCGCTGCTCGCGATGACCGAGGACGCCAAGGAAGGCCTGAAGGCGTTCAGCGAGAAGCGGAAGCCGGTCTGGACGGGACGGTGA
- a CDS encoding FAD-binding and (Fe-S)-binding domain-containing protein, which yields MTNASSLERRLRSELTGDVLFDPFSRGRYATDASFYQIVPSGVVVPRTMEEALRALAIARDAGLKVTPRGGGTSQCGQTVNDGLVVDLSKHLNRILSLDVEGRTCVVEPGIVLDDLNRQLKKHGLWFPVDVSTASRATIGGMAGNNSCGGRSLRHGTMRDNTLSMEASLADGTLSRFGEVSRDLSDLDASDSARALFRDMLDLGSREAEEIATRFPKVQRRVGGYNLDALTPRNARNNMAHLLVGSEGTLAFTTKVELKLWPVIRNKALGVCHFGSFYEAMDAAQHLVKLKPIAVELVDRTMIALGRDIAMFKPIINAAIKGDPDAVLVVEFAEENQADNLARLKQLGELMGDLGFGWTNDTRKWGGVVEITEPALQSGIADFRAAGLNVMMSMKQEGKPVSFVEDCAVPLPHLADYTQRLNEVFAKHGTSGTMYAHASEGCLHVRPVLNLKLEKDVKAMRAIAEEAFALVREYKGSHSGEHGDGLVRSEFHETMFGERLVADFKEVKQRFDPEGVLNPGKIVDAPRMDDRSLFRFKPDYRVGELKTKLDWSAYPGAGGGFQGAVEMCNNNGACRKLEGGVMCPSYRATRNEKDVTRGRANTLRLAISGQLGPDALSSDEMMETLKLCVSCKACRHECPTGVDMAKMKIEVLAARAASHGLTLRDRLVGYIPRYAGLAARFAPLANLRNRSPLLRKLFERFAGISARRALPAFRSDVFVPPADAVGPENGREVVLFADTFNRIYERENLDAALRVLAAGGYRVHMPKSAKGSRPLCCGRTFLSAGLVDEARSELDRLVASFAPFAARGVAIVGLEPSCLLTLRDELASLRRDDDAKAVGAHALTFEEFLVREAEAGRLQLPLGSVADKAVVHGHCHQKSFGAFKPVEQVLRLVPGLEVETIESSCCGMAGAFGYGADTYDASIEMAELSLLPAVRRAGENTLVVADGTSCRHQIHDGTGREALHVARVLAMSLDRAEPNSTSTAAKEPSHG from the coding sequence ATGACAAACGCCTCCTCACTCGAACGGCGCCTGCGGTCGGAATTGACCGGCGACGTCCTGTTCGACCCCTTCAGCCGCGGCCGCTACGCCACCGACGCCTCGTTCTACCAGATCGTGCCGTCGGGCGTGGTCGTGCCCAGGACCATGGAGGAGGCCCTGCGGGCGCTGGCGATTGCCCGCGACGCGGGGCTGAAGGTCACCCCGCGCGGCGGCGGCACCTCGCAATGCGGCCAGACCGTCAATGACGGGCTCGTGGTCGATCTCTCAAAACACCTCAACCGCATCCTGTCGCTCGACGTCGAGGGCCGCACCTGCGTGGTGGAGCCCGGCATCGTGCTCGACGATCTCAACCGGCAACTGAAAAAGCACGGCCTGTGGTTTCCGGTCGACGTCTCCACGGCTTCCCGCGCCACCATCGGCGGCATGGCCGGCAACAATTCCTGCGGCGGCCGCTCGCTTCGCCACGGCACCATGCGCGACAACACGCTGTCGATGGAAGCTTCGCTCGCCGACGGCACGCTGAGCCGTTTTGGCGAGGTCTCGCGCGACCTCTCCGATCTCGATGCGAGCGACAGCGCACGCGCCCTGTTCCGCGACATGCTCGATCTCGGGTCCCGCGAGGCCGAAGAGATCGCGACGCGCTTTCCGAAGGTGCAGCGCCGGGTCGGCGGCTACAATCTCGATGCGCTCACGCCGCGCAACGCGCGCAACAACATGGCGCATCTTCTGGTCGGCTCCGAGGGCACCCTCGCCTTCACCACCAAGGTCGAGCTGAAGCTGTGGCCTGTGATCCGCAACAAGGCGCTCGGCGTCTGCCATTTCGGCAGTTTCTACGAGGCGATGGACGCGGCCCAGCATCTGGTCAAGCTGAAGCCGATCGCGGTCGAGCTGGTCGACCGCACCATGATCGCGCTCGGCCGCGACATCGCGATGTTCAAGCCGATCATCAACGCCGCGATCAAGGGCGATCCGGACGCCGTGCTCGTCGTGGAATTCGCCGAGGAGAACCAGGCCGACAATCTGGCGCGCCTGAAGCAGCTCGGCGAATTGATGGGCGATCTCGGCTTCGGCTGGACCAACGACACGCGCAAATGGGGCGGCGTGGTCGAGATCACCGAGCCCGCGCTGCAGAGCGGCATCGCCGATTTCCGCGCTGCCGGCCTCAACGTCATGATGTCGATGAAGCAGGAGGGCAAGCCGGTCTCCTTCGTCGAGGACTGCGCGGTGCCGCTGCCGCATTTGGCCGACTACACGCAGCGCCTGAACGAGGTGTTTGCCAAACACGGCACCAGCGGCACCATGTATGCGCACGCCTCCGAGGGTTGCCTGCATGTACGGCCCGTGCTGAATTTGAAGCTGGAGAAGGACGTCAAGGCGATGCGCGCCATCGCCGAGGAGGCTTTCGCGCTGGTGCGCGAATACAAGGGCTCGCATTCCGGCGAGCATGGCGACGGCCTGGTGCGCTCCGAATTCCATGAGACGATGTTCGGCGAGCGCCTCGTCGCGGACTTCAAGGAAGTGAAGCAGCGCTTCGATCCCGAGGGCGTGCTCAATCCCGGCAAGATCGTCGATGCGCCCAGGATGGACGACCGCTCGCTGTTTCGCTTCAAGCCGGACTATCGCGTCGGTGAGTTGAAGACAAAACTCGACTGGTCTGCCTATCCCGGCGCCGGCGGCGGTTTCCAGGGCGCGGTCGAGATGTGCAACAACAACGGCGCCTGCCGCAAGCTCGAGGGCGGCGTGATGTGCCCGTCCTATCGCGCCACGCGCAACGAGAAGGACGTCACCCGCGGGCGCGCCAACACGCTGCGCCTTGCGATCTCCGGCCAGCTCGGGCCCGATGCGCTGTCTTCCGACGAGATGATGGAGACGCTGAAGCTCTGCGTCTCCTGCAAGGCCTGCCGCCATGAATGCCCGACCGGCGTCGACATGGCAAAGATGAAGATCGAAGTGCTCGCCGCGCGCGCGGCCTCTCACGGACTGACGCTGCGCGACCGCCTGGTGGGCTATATCCCGCGCTATGCCGGCCTCGCCGCGCGCTTCGCGCCGCTGGCGAATTTGCGCAACCGCAGCCCGCTGCTGCGAAAGCTGTTCGAACGCTTTGCCGGCATCAGCGCGCGCCGGGCACTCCCCGCCTTCCGCAGCGACGTGTTCGTGCCGCCGGCGGACGCGGTCGGGCCGGAGAACGGACGCGAGGTCGTGCTGTTCGCCGACACGTTCAATCGCATCTACGAGCGCGAGAACCTCGACGCGGCGCTGCGCGTGCTCGCGGCCGGCGGCTATCGCGTTCACATGCCGAAGTCGGCCAAGGGCAGCCGCCCGCTGTGCTGCGGCCGCACCTTCCTGTCCGCAGGGCTCGTCGATGAAGCCAGGTCCGAGCTCGACCGGCTCGTCGCCTCTTTCGCGCCCTTTGCCGCCCGCGGCGTCGCGATCGTCGGTCTCGAGCCGAGCTGCCTCTTGACGCTGCGTGACGAGCTCGCCTCGCTGCGTAGGGATGATGACGCCAAGGCGGTCGGCGCCCATGCGCTGACCTTCGAGGAATTTCTGGTGCGCGAGGCCGAAGCCGGCCGGCTGCAACTGCCGCTCGGCAGCGTCGCCGACAAGGCCGTGGTGCACGGCCATTGCCATCAAAAATCCTTCGGCGCCTTCAAGCCGGTCGAACAGGTGCTGCGCCTCGTCCCCGGCCTCGAGGTCGAGACCATCGAGTCGAGCTGCTGCGGCATGGCCGGCGCCTTCGGTTATGGCGCCGACACCTATGATGCCTCGATCGAGATGGCCGAACTGTCGCTGCTGCCCGCCGTGCGGCGCGCAGGCGAGAATACGCTGGTCGTCGCCGACGGCACCTCCTGCCGCCACCAGATCCACGACGGCACGGGGCGCGAGGCGCTTCACGTCGCGCGCGTGCTGGCGATGAGCCTCGATCGCGCCGAACCCAATTCCACCTCAACCGCTGCAAAGGAGCCCAGCCATGGCTGA
- a CDS encoding molybdopterin oxidoreductase family protein — MNQHAKIEIRHSTCPHDCPSACALDVEVVESRSIGRVRGSKKQTYTAGVVCAKVARYAERIHHPERVTYPMRRTGPKGSGQFARISWDEALDEIGHRFNAAEREFGAESIWPYYYAGTMGLVMRDGLNRLTHVKRYSRFYQTICANVARIGFAIGTGKIAGADPREMAQSDLVVIWGTNPVNTQVNVMTHASRARKERGARIAAVDIYDNDTMKQADIKIILRPGTDGAFACGVMHVLFRDGHADRAYMDKYTDCPAELEAHLKTRTPEWASAICGVPVAEIEAFAKAVGETKRTFFRFGYGFTRSRNGATQMHAANCIPAVTGAWQYEGGGAFFNNYALWHFNESIIEGHDAIDPGIRALDQSKIGRILTGDAEALHGKGPVKAMLIQNTNPMTVAPEQALVRQGFAREDLFVAVHEQFMTETAEMADIVLPATMFMEHDDLYYGGGHQHISVGPKLIDAPGECRSNHEVLQGLAPRLGAKHPGFEMTPRELIDATLKLSNHGDIGGLEADIWRDLQPDFRTSHYLDGFAHVDGKFHFRADWAHPPFGVTMGDVDKMPSLPDHWAVIEQIDQAHPFRLATSPSRSFLNTTFNETPSSQEREGKASVMIHPLDAAALDIADGDAVTLGNTRGETTLIATLFDGVRRGVLIAESVHPNKNHIGGRGINMLTGAETVAPIGGAAFHDNKVWIRKARTV; from the coding sequence ATGAACCAGCACGCCAAAATCGAAATCCGCCATTCGACCTGTCCGCACGATTGCCCGTCGGCCTGTGCCCTCGATGTCGAGGTGGTCGAGAGCCGCAGCATCGGCCGTGTCCGCGGTTCGAAAAAGCAGACCTACACGGCCGGCGTCGTTTGCGCCAAGGTCGCGCGCTATGCCGAGCGCATCCATCACCCCGAGCGGGTGACGTACCCGATGCGCCGCACGGGTCCGAAGGGCTCCGGGCAGTTCGCGCGGATTTCCTGGGACGAGGCGCTGGACGAGATCGGGCATCGCTTCAACGCGGCCGAGCGCGAGTTCGGCGCGGAATCGATCTGGCCCTATTACTACGCCGGCACGATGGGTCTTGTGATGCGCGACGGGCTCAACCGCCTCACGCACGTAAAGAGATATTCGCGCTTCTATCAGACCATCTGTGCCAACGTTGCGCGCATCGGCTTCGCCATTGGCACCGGCAAGATCGCCGGCGCCGATCCGCGCGAGATGGCGCAGTCCGATCTCGTCGTGATCTGGGGCACCAATCCCGTCAACACCCAGGTCAACGTGATGACGCACGCCTCCCGTGCGCGCAAGGAGCGCGGCGCCAGAATCGCGGCGGTCGACATCTACGACAACGACACCATGAAGCAGGCTGACATCAAGATCATCCTGCGGCCCGGCACCGACGGCGCGTTTGCCTGCGGCGTCATGCATGTCCTGTTCCGCGACGGCCATGCCGACCGCGCCTATATGGACAAATACACCGACTGCCCTGCCGAGCTCGAGGCGCATCTGAAGACGCGCACACCGGAATGGGCGTCCGCGATTTGCGGCGTGCCGGTGGCGGAGATCGAAGCCTTCGCGAAAGCGGTGGGCGAGACCAAGCGCACCTTCTTCCGCTTTGGCTACGGTTTTACGCGCAGCCGCAATGGTGCCACCCAGATGCACGCGGCCAATTGCATTCCCGCGGTGACGGGCGCCTGGCAATATGAAGGCGGCGGCGCCTTCTTCAACAATTACGCGCTGTGGCATTTCAACGAATCCATCATCGAGGGCCACGACGCCATCGACCCGGGCATTCGCGCGCTCGACCAGTCGAAGATCGGCCGTATCCTCACCGGCGATGCCGAGGCCTTGCACGGCAAGGGGCCGGTCAAGGCGATGCTGATCCAGAACACTAATCCGATGACGGTGGCGCCGGAGCAGGCGCTGGTGCGGCAGGGCTTTGCGCGCGAGGATCTGTTCGTCGCCGTGCACGAGCAGTTCATGACCGAGACGGCCGAGATGGCCGACATCGTGCTGCCCGCGACCATGTTCATGGAACATGACGACCTCTATTACGGCGGTGGCCACCAGCACATCTCGGTCGGGCCGAAGCTGATCGATGCGCCCGGCGAATGCCGTTCCAACCACGAGGTCCTGCAGGGGCTCGCGCCGCGGCTTGGCGCAAAGCACCCGGGTTTCGAGATGACGCCGCGCGAATTGATCGATGCGACGTTGAAGCTGAGCAATCACGGCGACATCGGCGGCCTCGAAGCCGACATCTGGCGCGACCTGCAACCGGACTTCCGCACATCCCACTATCTCGACGGCTTCGCCCATGTCGACGGGAAATTCCATTTCAGGGCCGATTGGGCGCATCCGCCGTTCGGCGTGACGATGGGCGATGTCGACAAGATGCCGTCCTTGCCGGATCATTGGGCGGTGATCGAGCAAATTGATCAGGCTCACCCGTTCCGGCTCGCGACCAGCCCCTCGCGCAGCTTCCTCAACACCACCTTCAACGAGACGCCGTCCTCGCAGGAACGCGAAGGCAAGGCGAGCGTGATGATCCATCCCCTGGATGCCGCCGCGCTCGACATTGCCGATGGCGATGCGGTGACGCTGGGCAACACCCGCGGCGAAACCACGCTGATCGCGACGCTGTTCGACGGCGTGCGGCGCGGCGTGCTGATCGCGGAGTCCGTTCACCCCAACAAGAACCATATCGGCGGCCGCGGCATCAACATGCTGACGGGAGCCGAAACCGTCGCGCCGATCGGCGGGGCCGCATTCCATGACAACAAGGTCTGGATCAGGAAGGCCAGGACGGTTTAG
- a CDS encoding GntR family transcriptional regulator: MKSTIPDTGVPIAPPGADGGDRQENRPEASLHGEILLRLRDYVVEGNIPEGARVPERQLCEMLGISRTPLREALKVLAAEGLIELLPNRGARVRQLSQRDIEELFDVMAGLESLAGRLACEAITDAEIVAIEQLHYEMYGHYLHRDMHGYFQTNQRIHESIVAAARNETLKTAYANFAGRIRRVRYSANFARKRQRWAEAMREHEAILDALRRRAASELSDILFQHLRNKRTAAIEHLTEPQEDAPAAS; encoded by the coding sequence ATGAAATCCACGATTCCCGACACCGGGGTTCCGATCGCGCCGCCCGGCGCAGATGGCGGCGACCGCCAGGAAAACCGTCCCGAGGCCTCGCTCCATGGCGAGATCCTGCTGCGGCTGCGCGACTACGTGGTCGAGGGCAACATCCCGGAAGGAGCCCGCGTTCCCGAGCGGCAACTCTGCGAGATGCTCGGCATCTCCCGCACGCCGCTGCGCGAGGCGCTGAAAGTGCTTGCGGCCGAGGGGCTGATCGAGCTTCTGCCGAACCGCGGCGCACGGGTGCGCCAGCTCAGCCAGCGCGACATCGAGGAGCTGTTCGACGTCATGGCGGGACTGGAGAGCCTTGCCGGACGGCTCGCCTGCGAGGCCATTACGGATGCGGAAATCGTCGCGATCGAGCAATTGCATTACGAGATGTACGGCCACTACCTGCACCGCGACATGCACGGCTATTTCCAGACCAACCAGCGCATCCACGAGAGCATCGTCGCGGCCGCGCGCAACGAGACGCTGAAGACCGCCTACGCCAATTTCGCGGGGAGAATTCGCCGCGTCCGCTACTCCGCCAATTTTGCCCGCAAGCGGCAACGCTGGGCGGAGGCGATGCGCGAGCACGAGGCCATCCTCGATGCGCTGCGTCGCCGCGCCGCCAGCGAGCTCAGCGACATCCTGTTCCAGCACCTGCGCAACAAGCGGACGGCCGCGATCGAGCATCTGACCGAGCCTCAAGAGGATGCGCCGGCGGCGTCTTAA
- a CDS encoding heme-binding protein — MADLTLDTARKILDAAFAKSTELKLKPLVVTILDARGVLKIAAAQDGTSLMRAEIAHGKAYGALAMGMGSRALFQRAQEQAYFIDAVNTIAKGALVPVPGGVLIMDGATLLGAVGVSGDTSDNDEACAVAGIQAAGLKANAG; from the coding sequence ATGGCTGACCTTACCCTCGACACCGCCCGCAAGATCCTCGACGCCGCCTTCGCAAAGTCCACCGAGCTGAAGCTGAAGCCGCTGGTCGTCACCATCCTGGACGCGCGCGGCGTGCTCAAGATCGCCGCGGCGCAGGACGGCACCAGCCTGATGCGGGCCGAGATCGCGCACGGCAAGGCCTACGGCGCGCTCGCCATGGGCATGGGCTCACGCGCGCTGTTCCAACGCGCGCAGGAGCAGGCCTATTTCATCGACGCCGTGAACACGATTGCCAAAGGCGCTTTGGTGCCGGTGCCCGGCGGCGTGCTGATCATGGACGGCGCGACGCTCCTTGGCGCCGTCGGCGTCTCCGGCGACACCTCCGACAATGACGAGGCCTGCGCGGTGGCGGGTATCCAGGCGGCGGGGCTGAAGGCGAACGCGGGCTGA